A stretch of the Vitis vinifera cultivar Pinot Noir 40024 chromosome 16, ASM3070453v1 genome encodes the following:
- the LOC132252675 gene encoding uncharacterized protein LOC132252675, with product MNSASSISANVNNIPVLNGTNFKKWKEHVIIVLGCMDLDFALREDRPSDLTSASTAEQRSTMEKWERSNRMSLMIMKHSIPEAIRGAIPEETQAKTFLDQIANRFAANEKVETSTILSKLVSMRYKGKENIREYIMEMSNLVTRLKALKLELSEDILVHLVLISLPTQFSPFKISYNTQKKKWTLNELIAQCVQEEERLKQEKIESAHLASTSQGFGTNKKRKRDNKGKQTAVSGTSKQKEQKKQDKEITCFFCKKAGHMKKTCTKYAAWREKKGLPKEPNAN from the exons atgaattcagcatcttctatatctgcaaatgttaataacattcctgtgcttaatggcacaaacttcaagaaatggaaagagCACGTTATAATTGTGCTCGGGTGCATGGATTTAGACTTTGCATTAAGGGAGGATCGCCCTTCAGATCTTACTAGTGCCAGCACTGCTGAGCAAAGGTctactatggaaaaatgggagcgatccaatcgcatgagtctaatgattatgaAGCACTCAATTCCAGAAGCAATAAGGGGTGCAATACCTGAGGAAACCCAAGCCAAGACATTCTTGGACCAAATAGCAAACCGATTCGCTGCAAACGAAAAGGTTGAGACAAGcactattcttagtaagcttgtctctatgcggtataaagggaaagagaatatcagggagtacattatggaaatgtctaatcttgtgacgagactcaaggcactaaagttagagttgtcggaagacatactcgtgcacttggtcttgatctctctgcctacacaattcagtccattcaaaatcagttataatacacaaaagaaaaaatggactttgaatgagcttattgctcaatgtgtgcaagaggaagagagattgaagcaagaaaagatagaaagtgctcacttggcttccacatctcagggatttggtaccaacaagaaaagaaagagggacaataaaggaaaacaaactgcaGTTTCTGGGACATCAAAGCAAAAGgagcaaaagaaacaagataaggagatcacttgtttcttttgcaagaaggctggtcatatgaagaagacatgtaccaaatacgctgcttggcgtgaaaagaaag ggttgcctaaggagccgaatgccaactga
- the LOC100249217 gene encoding receptor-like protein EIX1, which produces MVGGSFQPLLGFTLLLLCVKPGLGSSIGEGDAEVGCIGRERQALLKFKQGIVDDFGILSSWGNEEDKTDCCRWEGVQCSNLTGHVVMLDLGAYGYNESRYLRGKISHSLLGLQHLRHLDLSGNNFEGESMPEFIGSFTKMRYLNLSSTHFFGTLPCQLGNLSNLNSLDLSGNSHMSSENLDWLSHLSSLTHLNLNGANLSKVIQWPEAITKLPSLIELHLKSCDLPSLATPSLSLVNSSASLVLLDLSFNQLHTASIYPWLFNFSNSLVHLDLSYNLLRGSLLGAFGNMVSLAYLDLSKNRLGGRIPTHFSGSLVHLELSNNFIRGSIPGTFGNMTSLASLGLSRNRLKGKIPKSLSSSLVYLDLSGNQIQGSIPDTFGNMTSLRTLCLCSNQLEGEIPKSFNNLCKLQTLELCRNNLDGVLAKNLLPCANDTLEILDLSRNRFIGSFPDFIGFSSLTRLELGYNQLNGNLPESIAQLSQLQVLNMPWNSLQGTVSEAHLFNLSKLQHFDLAFNSLLTLNFSSDWVPQFQLTEILLASCKLGPRFPGWLRSQKGVGWLDISGSGISDVIPNWFWNFSSHLYRLNISNNEITGIVPNLSLRFAHFAQMDLSSNRFEGSIPLFLFRAGWLDLSKTCFQGQFLYCVQLVVELWPISTSQITYCQESYPTVGHDGKE; this is translated from the coding sequence ATGGTTGGAGGGTCCTTTCAACCACTTCTAGGGTTCACTTTGCTCTTGCTGTGTGTTAAACCTGGCCTCGGATCCAGTATTGGCGAGGGTGATGCTGAAGTTGGGTGTATAGGGAGGGAGAGACAAGCTCTCCTGAAGTTTAAACAAGGCATTGTCGATGATTTTGGGATTCTTTCTTCATGGGGGAATGAAGAGGACAAAACAGACTGTTGCAGATGGGAAGGAGTCCAGTGTAGCAATCTAACAGGTCATGTAGTTATGCTTGATCTTGGCGCGTATGGATACAATGAGAGCCGGTATTTAAGAGGTAAGATTAGTCATTCGTTGCTTGGATTGCAACACTTGCGTCATTTGGACCTCAGCGGCAACAATTTTGAAGGGGAGTCTATGCCTGAATTCATTGGTTCCTTCACCAAAATGAGATATCTCAATCTTTCTTCCACCCACTTTTTTGGAACTCTTCCCTGTCAACTTGGAAATCTTTCAAACTTGAATTCTCTTGATCTCAGCGGTAATTCCCATATGAGTTCTGAAAATCTTGACTGGCTTTCACACCTTTCTTCTTTAACACACCTTAACCTGAATGGCGCTAACCTCAGTAAAGTCATCCAATGGCCAGAAGCAATTACCAAACTTCCTTCTCTCATTGAACTACACCTAAAATCTTGTGATCTTCCTTCCCTCGCCACTCCATCTCTTTCCCTTGTTAATTCTTCTGCATCCCTTGTTCTCCTTGATCTCTCTTTTAATCAGCTCCATACTGCTTCCATATACCCCTGGTTGTTCAACTTCAGTAACAGCCTTGTTCATCTTGACCTCTCTTATAATCTTCTACGCGGTTCTCTTCTGGGTGCTTTTGGGAACATGGTCTCTCTTGCATATCTCGATCTCTCCAAGAATCGACTGGGAGGTAGGATTCCAACACATTTCAGTGGCAGCCTCGTTCATCTTGAGCTCTCTAATAATTTTATACGAGGTTCAATTCCGGGCACTTTTGGGAACATGACCTCTCTGGCATCTCTTGGTCTCTCTAGGAATCGTCTTAAAGGTAAGATTCCAAAATCTTTGAGTAGTAGCCTTGTTTATCTTGACCTTTCTGGTAATCAGATACAAGGTTCAATTCCGGACACTTTTGGGAACATGACCTCTCTTAGAACTCTTTGCCTCTGTTCGAATCAACTTGAAGGTGAGATTCCAAAATCCTTCAACAATTTATGTAAGTTACAAACACTCGAGTTGTGTCGAAACAATCTTGATGGAGTGCTTGCAAAAAACTTGTTGCCTTGTGCAAATGACACATTGGAGATTTTGGATTTATCTCGTAACCGATTTATTGGATCATTCCCTGATTTTATTGGATTTTCATCGTTGACAAGGTTGGAACTTGGATACAATCAATTAAATGGGAATTTACCTGAAAGTATAGCACAGCTATCTCAGCTTCAAGTTTTGAATATGCCTTGGAATTCATTGCAAGGCACTGTTTCTGAAGCCCACCTCTTTAATCTCTCCAAATTGCAACATTTTGACTTAGCTTTCAACTCCCTGTTGACTTTGAATTTCAGCTCAGACTGGGTTCCCCAATTTCAACTCACTGAAATACTATTAGCCTCTTGCAAACTGGGACCACGTTTCCCAGGTTGGCTTCGATCTCAGAAAGGTGTTGGTTGGCTTGATATCTCAGGTTCTGGAATTTCGGATGTCATACCCAATTGGTTTTGGAATTTCAGCTCCCACTTGTATCGATTAAATATTTCCAACAATGAGATCACTGGAATTGTGCCGAATTTGTCATTAAGATTTGCTCATTTTGCTCAAATGGATTTGAGTTCGAACCGTTTTGAGGGCTCAATACCACTGTTTCTTTTTCGAGCTGGATGGTTGGACTTGTCCAAAACATGTTTTCAGGGTCAATTTCTTTATTGTGTGCAGTTGGTTGTGGAGCTGTGGCCTATCTCGACCTCTCAAATAACCTATTGTCAGGAGAGCTACCCGACTGTTGGGCACGATGGAAAGGAATAG